From Etheostoma cragini isolate CJK2018 chromosome 1, CSU_Ecrag_1.0, whole genome shotgun sequence, a single genomic window includes:
- the selenos gene encoding selenoprotein S, whose amino-acid sequence MDEVEITDVNDDGSPYQVDKAPLKNQDLSSISLTVGELLSQYGWYLLVVTVLVYLLIQHLSKRRSSQTSRSSPPQTPQDAALVARRQEAMETARRKMQEELDAKASIFREKQKQQEEEKRKQKIEIWECMQQGKSYKGTAQPSQATGEASTSTTVLKPKADKKPLRSADYNPLTGQGGGSCSWRPGRRGPSSGG is encoded by the exons ATGGATGAAGTGGAGATTACGGATGTCAATGACGATGGCTCGCCCTATCAGGTGGACAAGGCACCCCTCAAAAACCAGGATCTGAGTTCCATAAGCCTAACTG TAGGAGAGCTTCTGTCGCAGTATGGATGGTACCTGCTGGTTGTTACTGTTCTGGTCTACCTGCTCATCCAGCACCTGAGCAAGAGGAGATCCAGCCAGACCTCCCGCAGCTCCCCCCCACAAACACCTCAAG aTGCCGCGTTAGTGGCAAGAAGACAAGAAGCCATGGAAACAGCTCGGAGAAAGATGCAAGAGGAGCTTGATGCCAAAGCTAGcattttcagagagaaacagaaacag caagaagaagagaaaaggaagcAAAAAATAGAGATATGGGAGTGTATGCAACAGGGAAAGAGTTACAAAGGAACTGCCCAACCTTCTCAG GCCACTGGAGAGGCCAGCACATCAACAACAGTGTTGAAACCAAAGGCAGACAAGAAGCCACTTCGCAGTGCAG aCTACAATCCCCTGACTGGACAGGGAGGAGGCTCCTGCTCCTGGAGACCTGGCAGGAGAGGACCATCATCAGGTGGATGA